A stretch of the Cytobacillus luteolus genome encodes the following:
- a CDS encoding DUF421 domain-containing protein, with translation MTHYLQTATELAIGLVLLYILTKLLGKTQFSQLTPFDFISALVLGELVGNAVYDHETKFYEIIFATLVWGILIYGIEMATQKFKRTRKFLEGEPNIVVQKGKIKFDALKKAKLDLNQMLSLIRQQGYFSIQEVEYAILESNGIMSVMAKPQYDKPKNSDLNLPIKPAYLPYTFILDGEVVHKNLKEAGKDEHWLKSQLAQQHVRDYKEILYAEWKEEQPIYMLKYENKSS, from the coding sequence ATGACTCATTATTTGCAGACAGCAACTGAATTAGCAATCGGGCTGGTACTTCTATATATACTTACAAAGTTATTAGGTAAAACACAGTTTTCTCAGCTAACACCCTTTGATTTTATTTCTGCCTTAGTTTTGGGGGAATTAGTTGGAAATGCTGTATATGACCATGAAACAAAATTCTATGAAATTATCTTTGCGACACTCGTTTGGGGGATTTTAATTTATGGAATTGAAATGGCTACACAAAAGTTTAAACGAACAAGAAAGTTTTTAGAAGGAGAGCCAAATATAGTTGTACAAAAGGGGAAAATCAAATTTGATGCTTTAAAAAAGGCAAAATTGGATTTAAATCAAATGTTAAGTTTAATCCGACAACAAGGGTATTTTTCCATTCAAGAAGTAGAATACGCCATTTTAGAATCGAATGGGATTATGAGTGTGATGGCGAAACCACAGTATGATAAGCCTAAAAACAGCGATTTGAATTTGCCGATTAAACCAGCTTATCTGCCATACACCTTTATTCTTGATGGAGAAGTAGTCCATAAGAACTTAAAGGAAGCTGGTAAGGACGAACATTGGCTAAAAAGTCAATTGGCGCAGCAACATGTTAGGGATTATAAAGAAATTCTCTACGCGGAATGGAAGGAAGAACAACCTATTTATATGTTGAAGTATGAGAATAAGTCGAGTTAG
- a CDS encoding carboxypeptidase M32, translating to MSNTVETQSVEALVKQFRELDQKISHINSILGLLSWDKDVMAPKKGRSIFANAIGTLSTENFKLTVSEEMGSLLEELSKPDVNATLDEVTKAIVRERKRDYDKSKSIPAELYNEFVVLTNNAGVAWAEAREKNDFSIYQPFLEKIVAMRKQFAEIVGYEGHPYNALLDDFEPGLTVDTLTPLFAQLREKSIELLNRIQASPHQPRKDIFSREFDVEKQKAFNRFLLPKLGFDMDGGRLDETVHPFAQNVNTGDVRITTRYLKDNVRSAIFGTIHEAGHGMYEQNVNPDFNGTGIVGGTSFGIHESQSRFFENTVGRSREFWNHFYGDLKEHFPAELADVELDEFYRAINAVEPSYIRVEADELTYNLHIMLRFEIEKALMAGEIEVKDLPKVWNEKMEEYLGITPPTDTLGVLQDVHWSFGGLGYFPSYSLGNLYAAQLFYKIKEEMPEFDSVIENGEIPKIKDWMKEKIHQYGKFYTPGELIVRVTGEELNADYLVKYLEEKYSEVYKL from the coding sequence ATGTCAAATACAGTTGAAACACAAAGCGTAGAGGCGTTAGTAAAGCAATTTAGAGAATTAGATCAAAAGATTTCTCACATTAACAGTATTCTTGGCTTACTTAGCTGGGATAAAGATGTAATGGCACCAAAAAAAGGACGTTCCATTTTTGCCAATGCAATTGGTACTCTTTCAACAGAAAACTTCAAGTTAACAGTCTCAGAAGAAATGGGTTCTCTTCTTGAAGAATTATCAAAACCAGACGTAAATGCAACACTTGATGAAGTAACAAAAGCAATCGTTCGTGAGCGTAAACGTGACTATGATAAATCAAAGAGTATTCCAGCTGAGCTTTACAATGAGTTTGTTGTCTTAACAAACAATGCTGGTGTTGCTTGGGCAGAAGCACGTGAAAAGAATGACTTTTCAATTTACCAACCATTCTTAGAGAAAATTGTAGCTATGAGAAAACAATTTGCTGAGATTGTTGGCTATGAAGGCCACCCTTATAATGCTTTACTTGATGATTTTGAGCCAGGGTTAACAGTGGATACACTTACACCATTATTCGCTCAACTTCGTGAAAAAAGCATTGAGTTATTAAATCGTATTCAGGCTTCACCACACCAACCGAGAAAAGATATTTTCTCAAGAGAGTTTGATGTTGAAAAACAAAAAGCGTTCAATCGTTTCCTTTTACCTAAACTAGGTTTTGACATGGACGGTGGTCGTCTAGATGAGACGGTTCATCCATTCGCTCAAAATGTAAACACAGGTGATGTTCGAATTACAACTCGTTACCTTAAAGATAACGTACGTTCCGCCATCTTTGGAACAATCCACGAGGCTGGCCATGGTATGTATGAGCAAAACGTAAATCCTGATTTCAACGGAACAGGAATTGTCGGTGGTACTTCTTTCGGTATTCATGAATCACAATCACGCTTCTTCGAAAACACAGTTGGTCGTAGTAGAGAATTCTGGAATCACTTCTATGGTGATTTAAAAGAACATTTCCCTGCAGAACTTGCTGATGTGGAGTTAGATGAGTTTTACCGTGCAATTAATGCGGTTGAGCCTTCTTACATCCGTGTTGAAGCAGATGAACTTACATATAACCTACACATTATGCTTCGCTTCGAAATTGAAAAAGCATTAATGGCTGGTGAAATTGAAGTGAAAGACCTTCCTAAGGTTTGGAATGAAAAAATGGAAGAGTACTTAGGAATTACACCTCCAACAGATACACTTGGTGTACTACAGGATGTTCACTGGTCATTTGGTGGCCTAGGGTACTTCCCTTCTTACTCATTAGGAAATCTTTATGCAGCTCAATTGTTCTATAAAATAAAAGAAGAAATGCCTGAGTTTGATTCAGTCATTGAAAATGGTGAAATTCCTAAAATTAAGGACTGGATGAAAGAAAAAATCCACCAATACGGTAAGTTTTATACTCCGGGCGAGCTAATCGTAAGAGTTACTGGAGAAGAACTGAATGCTGATTATTTAGTAAAGTATTTAGAAGAGAAATATAGTGAGGTTTATAAATTATAA
- a CDS encoding VOC family protein, producing MNITFDHIVHFTQSPEKAMETFKHAGFQAFTGGNHPNWGTHNCLCYFQDLQYIEWIGIKDIEVAKKSDNLLIQQIYADFTSIGEGFSQLAFRTDNMDELVKELKSKQFTVIGPVPGSRKGSDGTTLTWSMLFIEDEELRFPFFIQWGETNDARLTNMAEWAKHPAGTTMFSTVHLQTPDPSATLKKFADIFTEAEVNFQDQSLPIGDVLLKFHQKDGPVKPFQCDLTTPSLNTRIEVCSGRYTLSKTV from the coding sequence TTGAATATAACTTTTGATCATATTGTTCATTTCACTCAATCTCCAGAAAAGGCGATGGAAACTTTTAAACATGCAGGCTTTCAAGCTTTTACAGGAGGCAATCACCCTAACTGGGGAACTCATAACTGTTTATGTTACTTTCAGGACTTACAATACATTGAATGGATAGGAATCAAAGACATCGAAGTTGCCAAGAAATCTGATAATCTATTAATTCAACAAATTTATGCTGACTTTACAAGTATTGGTGAAGGATTTTCTCAATTGGCCTTTCGTACCGATAACATGGATGAACTTGTTAAAGAGCTGAAAAGCAAACAATTTACTGTTATTGGCCCTGTCCCAGGAAGTAGAAAAGGTAGTGATGGGACGACCCTAACTTGGTCCATGCTTTTTATAGAAGATGAGGAATTAAGGTTTCCCTTTTTCATTCAGTGGGGAGAAACTAATGATGCTCGCCTAACAAACATGGCTGAATGGGCGAAGCATCCAGCTGGAACAACAATGTTCTCTACGGTTCATCTGCAAACACCTGATCCAAGTGCTACTTTAAAAAAATTCGCTGACATATTTACCGAAGCTGAAGTGAACTTTCAAGATCAATCACTCCCAATTGGTGATGTGCTGTTAAAATTCCACCAAAAAGATGGGCCTGTCAAACCGTTTCAATGTGATCTTACAACCCCTTCACTTAACACGAGAATCGAGGTTTGCTCAGGAAGGTATACTTTGTCAAAAACTGTATGA
- a CDS encoding YobA family protein: MKKFLFFLWIVLLGIVLFGCGLSSGSGDSKIDHDPPGMEGYVINVEGDRILVVESKAQDFSSTGGQEEFYSAIWFSKAPENMKIGQKVQVWFDIVAESYPGQSEAKKVVVLPSERPENADLNEAEAIRKAIEAHDSEYMGVTAVKEVSYEAGKDAWEVVLKQEAEEYEIVVKDE; this comes from the coding sequence ATGAAGAAGTTTCTTTTCTTTCTATGGATTGTTTTACTGGGAATCGTCTTATTCGGCTGTGGTTTAAGCTCTGGATCAGGGGATTCAAAAATAGATCATGATCCACCGGGAATGGAAGGCTATGTAATTAATGTTGAAGGCGACCGAATTCTAGTCGTTGAGTCTAAAGCTCAGGACTTTAGTTCAACTGGAGGACAAGAGGAGTTTTATAGTGCTATTTGGTTTTCAAAGGCTCCTGAGAATATGAAAATTGGTCAAAAGGTTCAGGTGTGGTTTGATATTGTTGCTGAGTCGTACCCAGGTCAATCTGAAGCGAAAAAGGTCGTTGTTTTACCAAGTGAACGACCTGAAAATGCAGATTTAAATGAAGCAGAAGCGATTCGAAAAGCTATTGAGGCACATGACTCGGAGTATATGGGTGTTACTGCGGTTAAGGAAGTGAGTTACGAGGCTGGTAAAGATGCTTGGGAGGTTGTGTTAAAGCAAGAGGCAGAAGAGTATGAGATTGTTGTGAAGGATGAATAA
- a CDS encoding nuclear transport factor 2 family protein, translated as MEKSTPEQLAQRQLDAYNGKKIDEFCEVYTENVVVMEFGTNKIMLEGKEAFKVRYNNLFEANPNLNARLVNRVVMGNHVIDHEHITGRADGNESEAVAIYEVNEYQIEKVWFIK; from the coding sequence ATGGAAAAATCTACACCTGAACAATTGGCTCAGAGACAATTAGATGCATACAACGGAAAGAAAATTGATGAGTTTTGTGAAGTCTATACAGAAAATGTTGTTGTAATGGAATTTGGAACAAACAAAATCATGTTAGAAGGAAAAGAAGCCTTTAAAGTACGTTATAACAACTTGTTTGAAGCAAATCCAAACTTAAATGCAAGACTAGTCAATCGAGTGGTCATGGGCAATCATGTTATCGATCACGAACATATTACCGGCAGAGCAGACGGAAACGAATCTGAAGCCGTTGCGATCTACGAAGTAAACGAATACCAAATCGAAAAAGTCTGGTTTATCAAATAA
- a CDS encoding multi antimicrobial extrusion protein MatE: MKDETLTTKTLLLFFIPLGLSASLVTLSHIIINSTLARAVDSEVIIATYAIAMSVFGITERLAVILRQTTSTLVRDRESFRRMTHFSYYTIGAIMFVSAIIAYTQVGDFVFSQIFGVQDQDMVDQIQTIYQILIYVTIFSGLRCLNQGIIIYNRQTKWLTIGMIIRLAAMYLLSLYFIKTGNISGVTGAYIFLVGMMIECTISMVEARTLVRKMPENNLELEKINSKSQIFKFYSPLMMSSFITVLIGPIINVFLGKTTDITLAIASYTIALSITHLFISFFSYTHQIVINFYKDHEDQVKKFTMMISFLPFILIAGFCYSGVGEYAMEHLMGVNGRLLEASLQSLQVFMIMALVYPFIDFFNGLLLIRKQTKVTIISQSTNLILTVIFLIIGVSFASEWNGVIGALAQSLGFVAELIIVMGIIKHTDKIKSQQTRGLTPGGVTH; the protein is encoded by the coding sequence ATGAAAGATGAGACGCTTACAACCAAGACATTGTTGCTTTTCTTTATTCCCTTAGGGTTATCTGCAAGCCTGGTAACACTTTCTCACATTATAATAAATAGTACATTAGCACGCGCAGTAGATTCAGAGGTGATCATTGCAACTTATGCGATTGCGATGAGTGTTTTTGGAATCACTGAACGCCTTGCAGTTATTCTAAGACAAACAACTTCGACTTTGGTCAGAGATCGTGAGTCTTTTAGACGAATGACACATTTCTCCTATTATACGATTGGAGCAATCATGTTTGTTTCAGCAATCATCGCTTACACTCAAGTTGGAGATTTTGTTTTTTCTCAAATATTCGGGGTACAAGATCAAGACATGGTTGACCAGATTCAAACAATTTATCAAATATTAATTTATGTAACGATTTTTTCTGGCTTACGGTGCTTGAATCAAGGGATTATCATTTATAATCGTCAGACTAAGTGGCTAACCATTGGGATGATTATTCGTCTTGCTGCCATGTATTTATTGTCGCTGTACTTTATCAAAACTGGAAATATTTCAGGTGTTACAGGTGCTTATATCTTTCTTGTTGGAATGATGATTGAGTGTACAATAAGCATGGTAGAAGCAAGGACGCTTGTACGTAAGATGCCAGAAAATAACCTTGAGCTTGAAAAGATAAATTCAAAGTCTCAAATTTTTAAGTTTTATAGTCCTTTAATGATGTCATCCTTTATTACCGTATTAATTGGCCCGATTATTAATGTGTTTTTAGGAAAAACGACGGATATCACACTAGCGATTGCAAGCTACACCATCGCACTAAGTATTACGCACTTATTTATTAGTTTCTTTTCATATACTCACCAGATTGTTATAAATTTTTATAAAGATCATGAAGACCAAGTTAAAAAGTTCACAATGATGATTAGCTTTTTACCGTTTATATTAATTGCAGGATTTTGTTATTCCGGTGTTGGCGAATATGCAATGGAGCATTTAATGGGTGTGAATGGACGACTATTAGAGGCGAGCTTACAGTCTCTTCAAGTATTCATGATCATGGCTTTAGTCTATCCGTTTATTGATTTTTTCAATGGTCTTCTATTAATTAGAAAACAAACGAAAGTAACAATTATTTCTCAGTCAACAAACTTAATTTTAACTGTTATTTTTCTTATTATAGGCGTCTCATTTGCATCTGAATGGAATGGTGTCATCGGGGCGCTTGCCCAATCACTTGGATTTGTTGCCGAACTAATTATTGTAATGGGTATTATTAAACATACAGACAAAATTAAGAGCCAACAAACAAGGGGCCTGACCCCCGGTGGAGTAACGCATTAA
- a CDS encoding MerR family transcriptional regulator, protein MEYTVQKLASLAGVSTRTLRYYDEIGILKPARINSSGYRIYSQAELEQLQQILFYRELDLSLDRIKEIVTSPSFDGSRALKEHREKLLDKRKQLDVLIANVEKSIAMKEGRIIMSDKEKFEGFKQKLIDDNEKNYGKEIRDKYSGETINKSNEKVKNMSQAEHEEVNRLQKELSETLAAAFKTGNPAGELAQKAAEMHKNWLTFYWAEYSKEAHAGLAQMYVDDERFTAFYDKEQPGTAAFLRDAIHIYTGFKN, encoded by the coding sequence GTGGAATATACGGTGCAGAAATTGGCGAGTTTAGCGGGAGTGAGTACACGAACGTTACGATATTATGATGAAATTGGGATTCTTAAGCCGGCAAGAATCAATTCATCTGGGTACCGAATATACAGCCAAGCAGAACTAGAGCAATTACAACAGATTCTTTTTTATCGGGAGCTAGACTTAAGTTTAGATCGCATAAAGGAAATTGTTACGTCACCCTCATTCGATGGTTCTAGGGCCCTTAAGGAACATCGTGAAAAGCTTCTTGACAAGAGAAAGCAATTAGATGTACTCATTGCAAATGTTGAAAAGTCCATTGCAATGAAAGAAGGGAGAATAATAATGTCAGATAAAGAAAAATTTGAAGGCTTTAAACAAAAATTGATTGACGACAATGAGAAGAACTACGGAAAAGAAATCCGTGACAAATATAGTGGTGAAACCATAAATAAATCTAATGAAAAAGTAAAAAACATGTCACAGGCTGAGCATGAGGAAGTCAATCGTCTGCAGAAAGAGCTCTCAGAAACTTTGGCTGCTGCATTTAAAACGGGAAATCCAGCGGGTGAGCTTGCTCAGAAGGCAGCGGAAATGCACAAAAATTGGCTAACTTTTTATTGGGCAGAATATAGCAAAGAAGCTCATGCTGGACTAGCGCAAATGTACGTAGATGATGAACGATTTACAGCCTTCTACGATAAAGAACAACCTGGCACTGCTGCATTTTTACGCGATGCTATTCACATCTATACTGGTTTTAAAAACTAA
- a CDS encoding EAL and HDOD domain-containing protein: MEVFVAKQPIFNEKEELIAYELLYRNSSHNAYSHVDGDQATTEVIVNSFLNIGFGDLSNGKPCFINFTENLLKLKVPNYFTPLSVVVEILENVKATDEIILICKELKSNGYTIALDDFFLLHGDEKVLELLHYVDIVKIDFRSTTRGARNQLMEYLKPYKLKFLAEKVETREEYETAVEDGYTYFQGYFFSKPVILQSHDIPSYYYSYLLVLEELDMPVPDIDHITKVIEKDLSISYKLLKLINSPTIRPKYEVSSIKQAVVLLGLIEIKKWIYVLAIKGENKDKNDLTAQEIIHLSLTRAKFGELIGRALGEQGTSSTYFLLGMFSLIDSILKVPLEKILLELPLANDIKAALSGEKNHLKDILDLTISIEKNPPNSNSTKPLSSSIDNFELFTLYSKATLWASKLLQEVDQE, translated from the coding sequence ATGGAAGTTTTTGTGGCTAAACAGCCTATTTTTAATGAAAAAGAAGAACTAATTGCTTATGAATTACTTTATAGAAATAGCTCACATAATGCCTATTCGCATGTTGATGGTGACCAAGCTACTACTGAAGTGATTGTTAATAGTTTTTTAAACATAGGCTTTGGTGACTTATCAAACGGGAAACCCTGCTTTATCAATTTCACTGAGAACCTACTTAAGCTAAAAGTACCGAACTACTTCACACCTCTCTCAGTTGTCGTTGAAATCCTTGAAAATGTGAAAGCAACGGATGAAATCATTCTGATATGTAAAGAACTTAAATCAAACGGTTATACTATTGCTTTGGATGACTTCTTCCTTTTACATGGTGATGAAAAAGTTCTAGAATTGCTACACTATGTAGATATTGTAAAAATTGATTTCCGTTCTACCACCAGGGGTGCTAGGAATCAACTTATGGAGTATTTAAAACCATATAAATTGAAATTTTTAGCTGAGAAAGTTGAAACGCGTGAGGAATATGAAACAGCTGTAGAAGATGGCTATACTTATTTCCAAGGCTATTTTTTCAGCAAGCCGGTGATTTTACAATCACACGATATACCTTCTTATTACTATTCATATTTACTCGTTTTAGAAGAATTGGACATGCCTGTGCCAGACATTGACCATATCACCAAGGTCATAGAAAAGGATTTATCTATTTCTTATAAACTATTAAAATTAATTAATTCCCCTACCATCCGTCCAAAATACGAAGTGAGTTCCATTAAACAGGCGGTCGTTCTATTAGGATTAATTGAAATAAAAAAATGGATCTATGTACTAGCTATCAAAGGGGAAAACAAAGATAAAAATGATTTAACCGCTCAGGAAATTATTCACTTGAGTTTAACGAGAGCAAAGTTTGGTGAGCTTATTGGAAGGGCATTAGGCGAACAAGGAACAAGCTCAACTTATTTCCTTTTAGGGATGTTCTCATTGATTGATTCTATTTTAAAAGTGCCATTAGAGAAAATTCTACTCGAACTACCTCTTGCTAACGATATTAAAGCAGCCTTATCAGGTGAGAAAAACCACTTAAAAGATATTCTTGATCTGACCATAAGCATTGAGAAGAATCCACCCAATTCAAACTCTACAAAGCCGTTATCATCGTCCATTGATAACTTTGAACTATTTACACTTTACTCCAAAGCTACCCTATGGGCTAGCAAGTTACTTCAAGAAGTAGATCAAGAATAA
- a CDS encoding short-chain fatty acid transporter produces MKSTIGFFNRLMQRYLPDPFLFVVILSFLVLVLGLIFTDSTVINMVQYWGDGFWSLLAFSMQMVLVLVTGYVLASSPVFKKGLGALASTAKTPGQAIIIVTIISIIASWINWGFGLVIGALFAKELAKKVEGVDYRLLIASAYSGFIVWHGGFSGSIPLTIATEGHFSQNLIGLIPTSETIFATFNVAIVIALFIVLPILNRLMMPNNEETVTVDKALLEDGANLQAATVEKEALTPADRLENSVIVSIVTGLLGIAFLVYYFTNNGFALNLNIVNFLFLFLGILFHGTPRRFLESVMNAVKGASGIIIQFPFYAGIMGMMTASGLAAVMSEAFVGISNDFTFYFFAFISAGIVNFFVPSGGGQWAVQAPIMLEAAQTMDLSIAKTAMAVAWGDAWTNLIQPFWALPALAIAGLKAKDIMGFCTIVLFISGIVISLGLLFL; encoded by the coding sequence ATGAAATCAACGATTGGCTTTTTTAACAGGTTAATGCAACGATACTTACCAGATCCATTTTTATTCGTTGTTATCCTGAGTTTCCTTGTACTTGTTTTAGGTCTTATTTTTACAGATAGTACTGTTATTAACATGGTCCAGTACTGGGGAGACGGTTTTTGGAGCTTATTAGCATTTTCGATGCAAATGGTGCTCGTATTAGTGACAGGCTATGTTCTTGCAAGTAGTCCCGTTTTCAAGAAAGGTTTAGGTGCCTTAGCGAGTACAGCTAAAACACCTGGTCAAGCTATTATTATTGTTACTATTATTTCTATTATTGCAAGCTGGATTAACTGGGGTTTCGGTCTTGTTATCGGTGCACTTTTTGCAAAAGAATTAGCTAAAAAGGTTGAAGGTGTAGATTATCGCCTGCTTATAGCAAGCGCTTACAGTGGATTCATTGTATGGCATGGTGGTTTTTCAGGTTCAATCCCGTTAACCATAGCAACGGAAGGTCATTTCTCTCAAAATTTAATCGGATTAATCCCGACTAGCGAAACTATATTTGCGACATTTAACGTTGCCATCGTTATTGCACTATTTATCGTTTTACCAATTCTCAATCGTTTAATGATGCCTAATAATGAGGAAACAGTTACAGTAGATAAAGCATTACTAGAAGATGGGGCAAATCTTCAAGCAGCTACTGTTGAAAAAGAAGCACTTACTCCTGCAGATCGACTTGAAAACAGTGTAATTGTATCAATAGTTACTGGATTACTAGGAATTGCTTTCTTAGTTTATTACTTTACAAATAACGGGTTTGCATTAAACCTAAACATTGTTAACTTCTTATTCCTATTCCTAGGTATTCTGTTCCATGGCACTCCTAGAAGATTCCTAGAGTCTGTTATGAATGCTGTTAAAGGTGCAAGTGGGATTATTATTCAGTTCCCTTTCTACGCTGGTATTATGGGAATGATGACGGCTTCTGGGTTAGCAGCAGTCATGTCTGAGGCTTTCGTTGGAATATCCAATGATTTCACCTTCTATTTCTTTGCATTTATTAGTGCAGGTATCGTTAACTTCTTTGTCCCTTCAGGTGGTGGACAGTGGGCTGTTCAAGCACCAATAATGCTAGAAGCAGCACAAACCATGGACCTTTCTATTGCAAAAACTGCCATGGCTGTAGCATGGGGTGATGCGTGGACGAATTTAATTCAACCATTCTGGGCATTACCAGCACTTGCAATTGCTGGACTAAAAGCAAAAGATATTATGGGCTTCTGTACAATCGTACTATTCATAAGTGGTATTGTTATCTCTTTAGGATTATTATTCTTATAA